GCGAGGGGGCGGCGCGCTTCGGCTGGAACGATCGCCCGGCGCGCGGCACGCGGCGGGAGGGCGAATGGCGCATCGGCGTGGGCTGCGCGACCGGCACCTATCCCTATTACCGGATGCCCGGCGCGGAGGCGCGCATCACGCTGACCCGCGAGGGCGATGCGGTGACGGCGCTGGTCGAGGTGGCGGCGGCGGAAATGGGGATGGGCACCTCCACCACCACCGCGATCGTCGCGGCGGAGCGGCTGGGCCTGCCGCTCGACCGCGTCGCGGTGGGCTATGGCGACAGCGCCATTCCCGGCGCGATCATGGCCGGGGGATCGCAGCAGACCGCGGCGATCGGCGCCGCGGTGATCGCCGCGCACACCGCGCTGGTCGGCGACCTGCTCCAGCTCGCGGGCAACGATTCGCCGCTCGCCGGCCTGTCGCCCGAAGAGGTCGGGTGCGACGACGGTGGCCTCGCCAGCCTCGCCGACCCGGCGCGGCGCGAAAGCTATGCCTCGATCCTCGGCCGGGCGCAGCGCGACAGCGTCACCGCGACGAAGGCGGGGTCTGCACCGCTGGAGACGATGCACTGGTCGATGCATTCGCACAGCGCGCTGTTCTGCGAGGTACGGGTCAATGCGGTGACGGGCGAAACCCGCGTCAGCCGCTTCCTCGGCGCGTTCGATTGCGGCCGCATCCTCAATCCCAAGACGGCGCGCAGCCAGTTCCGCGGCGGGATCATCATGGGGCTGGGCATGGCGCTGATGGAGGAGACGCAGTTCGACGAACGCAACGGGCGGATCATGAACCCCAGCCTGGCCGAATATCACGTGCCGGTGCATCTCGACGTGCCCGAGATCGACGTGATCTGGACCGACATCCCCGATCCCCACGCCCCGATGGGCGCGCACGGGATCGGGGAGATCGGGATCACCGGCGTCGCCGCGGCGGTCGCGAATGCGATCTACGACGCGACGGGCACGCGGGTCCGCGACCTGCCGATCACGCTCGACAAGGTGGTCTGATCGCGCGGCCCCGCCGCGATCACCCCTTTACCGCGTGCGATCCGTGGCGGATGCGCGCGCTGGCGATGCTTTCGGTCATCGTCTCATATTGGGCGACGGAAAAGCCCGCCGCGAAGAAGGCGCGAACCTCGCTGGCGGGCACGGCGAAGCTCATGTGCCAGGTCAGCACCGCCATCCGCCGCAGCGCCTCCAGCCGCGGGTCGGCGAGATGCGCGGGATGACGCCGCGTGCCGAAGACCTTGCCCAGCGCGATCGACATGCGGCCGGGGCGCGACAGCGAGGACAGCCGGTCGCCGCGCGCCAGCGCGACCACCGACCATTCGAGCCCGGTCAGGCGGCCTTCGTCATCCGCGACCGCCGGCGGGGCGACCGGGAAGGTGGCGGTGTGGAGCGGGTCGCCGGAGAAATCGACATAGGCCATGGCAGGCTTCCTTGGACGGTGCGCGCGTCTCCGCCTCGCGATCCCATCCGGATCGCGACGACAGCGGCGCGGAATGACGGACGCAGCGACCCCGGGGCCGCGCGGCGCGGGCGAAGGGGTGACGGCGGTTCGGGGGGTAAGGCGGACGTGCGGGGCGCGCGGTCACCTGGTGTTGGATCGACGGACCGGATGGTGTTGCATGAACTCCCTCCCTTCGAGAGCGACGGGGCGCCGCGGCTTGGCGTCTCTTCTATACTGATCGGTATAGAAGCACCGGACGGTCGGCGTCAACGACTTTCTGTACCGCCCGGTAGATTATTTCACCGGCCCGGCCACATCGACAGGCTGGTGTCGACGATGCGCGTCAGGTCGGCCCGCGTCGCGCCCGACCCGGCCTGCACCGCCATGCCCTGGAGGATCGCGTAGAGATAGCTCGTCAGCCCGGCGACATCGACGTGCGCGGGAAGGTCGCCCTCGCGCTTGGCCTGTTCGAACCGCTCCACCAGTGCGGCCTGCGACGATGAGCGGCGCTGGATCACGTCGGCCTTGATCGACTCGGCCTCGGCGCCGCACGCGGTGGCGCTGATGACGCCCAGGCACCCCTTGGGATCGCAATTGCTCGTCTGCGCGTCGATCGCGCCGCGCATGAAATGCTCGGCGACGGCGCGTGCGGTGGGCTGCTTCAGCGCCTCGCGCGTATATTGCAGCTTCTCCGCCTCGTAGAGGTCGAGCGCCTTGTGGAACAGCGCCTCCTTGTTGCCGAAGGCGGCGTAGAGGCTGGGTTTGGTGATGCCCATCGCCTCGGTCAGATCGGCCATGGAGGCGCCGTCATACCCCTTGGCCCAGAACACCCCGAGTGCGGCGGTCAGCGCCCGATCGACACAGAATTCGCGCGGGCGGCCCTTGCTGGCGGTGGCGGTCGAGGTTTCCATAACGGTCGGTATATAATGGCGGTTCGCGTGCGGAGCAACTCGGCGTGACGCCGGCCTTAGTTCAAACGCCGGCCCTCATCCAAACGGGGTATGTTCATCTGGGGTTAACCGTTTAGTCCGGTCGACGCGGGGTTCGATGGGCGGAGCGGACCCGCGCGGAGCGTCCGCAGGTGGCATGGACGGGGACGACGACACGGCCGCATCGGGGTGGGGGCATGGTGGCGGTGCGCATTTCGCCGGGGACATGGTTGGGCGCGGCGTGCACGGCGTCGCTCGTGGCGGGGGGCACGGTGCTCCCGGTGCCGGCGTCGGCGCAACAGGTTCCCCCTGCCAATCAGGGACTGCCGACCCGCGAGGAGGTGACGCCCCCGCCCGCGGCGCCGGTCGCGCCGGAGCGTCCGCGGTTGCGCGTGGACGGCGATATCGAGCGATCCTCGTGTCCGCTGGCCGACCCGGCCTATGCCGCGGCGCGCGTGACGATCACCAACGCGACCTTCGTCAACCTCGGGCCCGTGTCGCCCGCCGATCTCGCCCCGGCCTACCGGGCGTATCTGGGCAGCGATCAGCCGGTCAGCGTGATCTGCGACATCCGCGACGCCGCGGCGACGGTGCTGCGCCGCAGGGGCTATCTGGCCGCCGTCCAGGTGCCGACGCAGACGATCCGGGACGGCACGGTCACCTTTCAGGTGCTCTATGCGAAGCTGGTGGCGGTGCGGGTGCGCGGCGATGCGGGACGGGCCGAGCGGCTGATCGCGGGATACCTCGACCGGCTGACGCGCGACCCCGTGTTCAATCGCTTCGATGCGGAGCGCTACCTCCTGCTGGCGCGCGACCTGCCCGGCTATGACGTGCGGCTGGCGCTGCGTCCGACCGGCAATGCCCCGGGCGAACTGATCGGCGACGTGACGGTGGTGCGCACGCCGTTCGAGGCCGATGTCAACCTCCAGAACTATGCCGCGCGCGATACGGGGCGCTTCGGCGGGCAGGTGCGGGGGCAATTCTACGGCCTGACCGGGATGGGCGATCGCACCACCGTGGCGTTCTACTCCACCGCCGACCTGAAGGAGCAGCAGATCCTTCAACTCGGTCATGATGTCCGGGTCGGGGGCGAGGGGCTGACGCTGAGCGGCCGGTTTACCTATGCCTGGACGCGGCCCGACATTCCCGCGGCGGCGGCGCTCACCGCGCGCACCCTGTTCGCGACAGCGGAGGCGAGCTATCCCTTCCTGCGCAGCCAGCGCGCCAACGTGCGCGGTGCGCTCGGCATCGACTACGTCAACCAGAAGGTCCGCTTCGCGGGGGCGCCGCTGAGCCGGGACCGGCTGCGCGTCGCGTATCTGCGCGTCGATGCCGATGCGGTGGACGTGCGCGACCGGCCGGCGCCGGGGTGGCGGCTGGCGGGGTCGGTGGAGGTGCGACGGGGGCTCGACATCTTCGCCGCCTCGCCGCGCGCGGTCGCCGGCGCGGTGGGGCCCAGTCGGCGCGACGGCGATCCGGAGGGGACGCTGATCCGCGCCGGCGCATTGGGAGAGGTGGCGCTGACGCCGAGGGTCACCTTCTCGCTGGCGCCGCGCGTGCAATATGCGTTCGATCCGCTCCTCAGCTTCGAGGAATATGCCGCCGGCACGTACACGATCGGGCGCGGCTACGACCCGGGCACGATCATCGGCGACAGCGGAGCGGGCGCGTCGGCGGAGCTGCGGGTGAACCGGGTCGCGCCCTTCGCGCGGACCGACCTGTCGCTGCAGCCGTTCACCTTCGTCGACAGCGCCTGGGTGTGGAACCGGAACACGCCGGGCAATCCGCAGCGCCTCACCTCGCTCGGCGGCGGCGTCAGGGCAAGCTTCGCCAGTCGCATACGGCTCGACATGACGCTGGCGGTGCCGACCAACCGCGCCGGCCTTCAGACGCAGCGGGGCGCCGCCCGCTTCCTGATGTCGCTCACCACCAAGCTCTATCCGTGGGGTTCGCGCTGATGTCCGTTCGTTCGACCATGCTGCGGCGCGGATCCGCCGGGACCCTCTGCTCCGTCGTCGCGCTGGCGACCGCGCTGGTCGCCGGGCCTGCGCAGGCGCAGCAATCGTACAATCTGGCCGGCAATCCGACCGTGACCTCGGGTACCGTCACCGTGGACCGCGGCATCACGATACCGGGGACGGAGGTCTATACGATCGGCTCCGCGACCGCGGTGATCGACATGGTGCCGGCGGATACGGCGACCGGCGGCGGCGTCATCAATTTCCAGAATGCGAACACCACCGCGCTCTACACCAGCACCCCGGGCGGGCCGGCCTTCACGGTGCTCAACCGGATCGTGCCGGCCGACCCCGCGCGGCCGATCGCGTTCAACGGCAATGTCGTCAGCCAGTTGCAGAGCGCCGCGGGGGCCGCGGCGCGGGGCGGCAGCGTCTGGTTCTACAGCCCCGGCGGCATCGTGCTGGGGGACGGCGCGGTGTTCGACGTCGGCAACCTGCTGTTGTCCACCGGCGATCCCGCGGGCGGCGGCACCACGATCGCATCGACCCGCTCGTTCAACCTGACCAGCACGGCCAACGGCGGCGGCATCGTCAACATCCTGTCGGGGGCCAGGATCAACGCGACGAACCCGGGCAGCTACGTGGCGCTGGTGGCGCCGATCGTGTTCCAGCGCGGCACGGTGAACGTGAACGGCGCCGCCGCCTATGTCGCGGCCGAGCAGGCGAGCCTGACGTTCGACCAGGGCCTGTTCGACATCAACGTGACGGTGGGGTCGAGCGCGGCGGGCGGCTTCCCGTTGCAGCATCTGGGCACCACCCGCTTCCAGAACGTGGCGACGCCCAGCCGCGCGTATCTGGTCTCCGTGCCGAAGAACGATGCGATCACCCTGGTCATCGGCGCATCGGCCGACATCGGTTTCGACGTGGCCACCACGGTGGGGGTGGAGAATGGCCTCATCGTGCTGGGGGCGGGGTTTCGTAATGTAGGGGGGACACCGGACGTCTCCGTTTCCAGCGGGTTCGCCAATCCGTCTGCGCAGGCGCCGGCGTACCTCGGGTTCGATGGAGGGGGCAGGTTCAACGCGGGCCTGGTCGCGCGCGCGCGCGACGACCTGTCCGCCGTGGTCAACGCGAGCACCTATTTCGGCAGCAATGTATCCCTGCGCGGCGGCGGCAGCGGGTCCGTGGTGCAGGCGGGCGCCAGCGGCGCCGGAACCGTCCTGACGATCCGGGGCAACCTGACGCTCGACGCGACGGCGCCCGGCATCAACTCCGCCGCGGCGCAAACGGCGGGCATCGCGTCGTTGACCGCGCTGGCCGGCGGCACGACGCAGATCGGTGGCAACGTACGCATAGATGCCGGGCAGCGCGGCAATTTCCTGATCGCCGGGGCGAACGGGGCCAGCACCGGCGGCAACGCGAGCATCGTGGCCCAGGCCGGCAACATCTCCATCGGTGGGAACGCCGATGTCCTTGCGACCGGGTTTTCGGCCAGCACCGCCACGGGCGGCGTCGCATCCGCCACCACCGGCGCCGGTTTCGCGCTGACGGTGGGGGGCAACCTGAACATCAACGCGTCGGCCACCGGGCTGGACGACACGGCGGCGATCGGAAACGCATCCGGCGGCAACGCGACCGGCGGGACGGCGAGCATCACCTCGGGCGGCAATCTGCAGGTCACGGGGCAGATCGGGGTTCTGGGCGACGCGTTCGGAGGACGCCGGCTGGGAGCGGGTGCCGGCAGCGGGGGCAGCGCGACGGGGGGCACCGCGACGATGACTGCGCTGGCCGGAGGTCGCATCGCGAGCGACACGATCCGCGTTTCCGCCTTCGCGGCGAGCGGTGGCACCGCGGGTGACGGTACCGGCGCCGCTGCGACGGGTGGCACCGCCTCGCTCTTCAGCGTCGGCACGACGGCGGCGGGCCGCCTCTTCGTCGTGGGCGACGCGACCAGCGGCGGCAGGACAGGCGGAACCGGCGATGTCGGCACCGCCGTCGCGGGAACGGCCGTGGCGGAGGCGAACGGCGGCGGCGTCCTGACCGTCGCGCAGGATACGCTCGTCTCCGCGGTCGGGACCGGGGGCAGCGTGACGGCGGGGATCGGGTCGGGCGGGGCCGGCCAGGGCACGACCGCGCGGCTGACCACGAGCACCAGTGGCGAGATGACCCTGGGTTCCACCACCGTCGTGGCCAGCGGTTCCGGCGGAGCGGGCGCGGGCGCAGGGGGCGCGGGCGGCCTGGCCACGGGGGGCCTGGCCACGCTTCAACAGGGCTCCAGGGGCACGATCGGCGTCAACGGCGTGGCCCGCGTGTCGGCAGACGGGTTCGGCGGGGCGTCGGCCGCTGCGGCGGGCGGCAGCGCGGCGGGCGGCGAGGTCAGCGTGGTCGCGAACGACAGCAGCCTCGCTATCGGCTTAAACGCGCAACTGTCGGCGCGGGGCGCGGGCGGGAGCGGGGTCGCCGGCGGCGCGGCGAACGGCGGGCGTGTCGCCTTCCTCGCCGGTAATGGGCAGGCGCTCGTCATCCTGACCGCGGCGCTGGATGCGTCGGCCATCGGCGGTCTGGGCGTCACGGGCGACGGCGGTGCGGCGACGGCCGGGACGGCGCAGCTGGGGACCAACGGCACCGGCTCGCTCACGCTGGGCGGCACGGCGGCGATCGCCGCGGGCGGCGTCGGCGGCGCGGGCGCGAACGGGGGATCGGGCACCGGCGGGACCAGCGTGCTGTACGCGCTGAAAGGAAGCCTGACCGTGGCCGGCGGTGTGCTGATGACGGCATCCGCATCGGGCGGTGAGGCCACGGGCGCCGGCACCGCCGGCTCGGGGACCGGCGGTCTGTCGTATATCACCGCCGATGCCGGCACGGTCCAGCTTTCGCGTGATGTCTCGCTGGCCGCGGTCGGCACCGGGGGGGCGGCGTCCGGCGCGGTCGGCAATGCCGGCGCGGCGATCGGCGGGCGGACCCAGCTGTCGGCCTTCGACAGCGGTCAGGGCGGCGGTGGCGGGATCACGGTCGGCGGTACCGCGACCATGAACGGGTCGGCGATTGCGGGAAGCCTGTCCGCCGTCGCCACCGGCAACGGCGGCGCGGCGAGCGCGGGTACGGCCGAAATCTATGCCACGACCGGCGCGATCACGGTCGGCGCGCTGGACCTGCGCGCGGGCGCCGCCGCCTCGATCGGAGCGGATCCTTCGGTGGCCAGCGCGACCGGCGGCGCGATCTTCCTGAACGCGAACGGTGCGGACATCGTGGCGGGCCGCGTGACGATGAACGCCGATGCCGGCGGGGGCACGATCGACGCGGGCGTCTCGACGCCGCGCGACGGGGGCGCCGCGACCGGCGGGCGGATATCGGTGACGGCCGCGACCGGGCGGCGGCTTGCCGTGGCGCAGACCCTGATCGCCAGCGCCACCGGCACCGGCGGCGAGACGCTGGACGGCGGCGATCGCATCGCGGGGGCGGGAACCGGCGGCTCGATCGGCATCAGCGCGAGCGGGACGATCACCGCCGCGGCGATCACGGCGGAGGCGAACGGCTTCGGCGGCAACGGCAGCGGCGCCACCCTGTCGGGTGGCCCGAACGCGGGCGGTCTGGGCACCGGAGGGTCGGTCGACGTGTCCACGACGGGGGGCTCGATCCGGTTCGCCGATCTTGCGGCGTCCAGCCGCGGGCAGGGCGGCGCCGGGGGGGCAGCGGGCGATGGCGGCAACGGGCTGGGCGGCTCGTCGATGCTGGGCGCCTATGCCGGCGGCACCGTCGTCGCGACCGGCACGACCACGATCGATGCGCAGGCCTTCGGCGGATCGGGCAGCCGGACCGGCATCGGCGCGGGCGGGCGCGGCGACGGGGGCGGCTCCAGCGCCGCGCCGGACGGCTCCGCGACCATCGTGGCGAGCGGCGGCACGATCGTCCTGGGCTCCGGCCTGTCATGGGTCAGGGCGAGCAGTTCGGGCGGCGCGGGGCATGGCGGCGCGACGGGCGGCGCGGCCGCCGGCGGCATCGCCGATGTCTCGGCGTTCGACGGCACCGTCGATGCGTCCGCCGGCCTCCTGAGGGTGTCGGCCAACGGGATCGGCGGAGACGGCATCACCGACGGCAGTGCGGGGGGCGCGGGCGTCGGCGGCGGCAGTTCGGTGGTCGGCGGAACCCGCGCCGCCTCGGCGGCGCAGGCCGGCCGGATCGTCCTGGGCGATGTGAGCTTCGCCGCGACCGGCATCGGCGGTGCGGGCGCAGCCGGCGCGCCGGGCCAGACCGGCGGGGCGGGCGGCGCGGGCAGCGGCGGGCGGATCGACCTGTTGGCGCAGGCGGGCAACGGCTTCGTCACCGCGACCGGCACGGCGACCATGCAGAACAGCGGCTTCGGCGGGGGTGGCGGGGCGGGCGGCGTCGCCGATGCCGGCGGCGTCGCGGGCCGCGGCGGTGCGGGCGGCGCGGGTACGGGCGGGGGAGGCAATGCGGGCACGGTCAGCCTGCCCGCGAGCAGCTTCGTCACCGGCGCCGCCACGCTGGGCAATCTGAGCGTCCAGTCGATCGGGTTCGGGGGCGCCGGGGGCCCGGCCGACCTTCCCGCGCTCGGCGGTGCGGGCGGTGCGGGCATCGGCGGCACCTACTCGGTGCTGTCGCGCGGCGCGCCGGTGACGCTGGCTTCGCTGTCGCTGCAGGGCATGGGCATCGGCGGCGACGGTGCGGGCGGAGCGGGCGGACGCGGCGAGGGCGGGCAGATGGCCGTGCTCGTCACCAATCGCTTTCAATCGACCGCCCGCGGCAGCCTGAGCGTCGGGCAGCTCCTCACCGATACCAGCGGCACCGCCGGCGCCGGCGGTGCCGCGACCGTTGCGGGGATCAGCAGCATCCAGGTCGGCAACGGCGACGCGCAGTTCGGCACCGTGAGCATCACCACCGCGGGCGATGCGCCGTCGGCGATCGGGCCGACCAACCTGAACGTCTCGGGCGGGACGCTGACGATCCGGTCGCTCAATATCGGCGCGGTCGGCGACATCGGCTTCTACACGACGGGGACCGGCCTGATCGACGTCGCCGGCGCGACGCTCGACGCCACCGGCTCGCTGCGATTCGGCGACGGCATCACGCCGTCGAACCTCATTCCGGGCGACATCGAGGTGGGCGATCTGTTCGCCTCGCTCGGCGGCGACGTCATCCTCGACGACGATCTGGCACTCGACGGCGACCTGGTGCTGGAGGTCCGCGGGCGCATCCAGACCGGCGCGATCGCGACGGCCGGGGATACCGACCTGACCGGCGGGGCCGGTATCGCGACCGGCAGTATCGGGGCGGGCGGCGGCATCTTCGCCTCCAGCGACGGCGATATCCGCACCGGGGCGCTGGCCTCGGCGAAGGAGATCGCGGTGAGCGGCGGCGGCAGCGTGAGCACCGGCGCCGTCACCCTCACCGCCTATACCGGCGGCACCGGCCCGTTCGGGGTCGAGATCGCGGCCGGGTCCGGCCTGGCGACCGGGGCGATCGATTCGATCCAGGGCATCGGCCTGATCGCCCGCACCGGCGACGTGGCGACGGGCCCGCTGGCGGCGCGGAGCGGCGATGCTGTCCTGCTGGCGGGCGGGTCGGTGGCGACCGGCGGCATCGCGACGACGACGAGCGGCAACGTCGTCATCGGCAACGCCAGCCAGTTCCGCGCCGATCCGGTCACCGGGGATCTCGACCCCGCGCCGATCCTCGCGGGCGTGCCGGTGCGCGTCGGGGGGGCGATCACGCTGTCGGGCGATGTGGAGACCGGCACGTTCCGGTCCGCCAGCACCGGGGCGACGACCGCGCGGGGGATCACCGCCGCCGACACGCTCTTCGTCGACACCGGCGCGGGGGCGACGCTGGGCGCGCTGACGGCGGGGCAGACCGCCTATGTCGGCGGCACGGGGGCGATCTCCGTGACCGGCGCCACGGTGACGCGCGGACCGCTGAGCGTGGATACCGCGGGCAACATCGCCATCGGCATTACGCGGGCGGGCGCGGACGTACGGCTGATCGCCACGGGCGGGCGGATCGACGCCAGCGGGCCGATCACCGCCGGGGCGAGCATCGCCTTGCTGGCGGACGGCGGGATCGCCAGCGGCGCCCTGAGCGGCGGGCGCGGCGACGGCGCGTTCGTCTATCTGGCGGGTGCCGGCAACCGCGCGCGGATCGGCGCCGATGGGGCGTTCCCCGCGGACTTCGCGACCGGCGCGGCGACCCCGGTGGCCGGGCCGGTCGCCGTCGGCGGCGCGATCAGCGGCGGCCTCGTCCGGACGGCGGTGGACGGGTCGAGCCGCTTCGACGGCGTCATCGACGGCGCGCGGCAGGTGCGATTGTCCAGTCGGGGTCTGACGCTCGGCGGGTCGGTGACGGCGCCGGCGATCGAGATGCTGTCGACCGACATCGCGCTGGCGCGCGGGATCACGGTGGGGGACGCCACGACGCAGTCGCTCGCGCTCGGCACGCTGAGCACCGCGGCACCGACCATTCTGGGCGGCACGGGCGGCGACGCCGCCGGCGGCTACGTGCTGGATGCGGCCGAACTGGCGCAGCTGCGCGGCGGCGCGATCAGCTTCGGGCAGACGACCTCCTATGGCGCGGGCGATCAGCCGCTGGTCCTGCGCGACCTCACGCTGGCGGGGGCCAACGCCGGACAGAACTCCAATCTGACCAGCGCGAACGGCGCCTTCACGATCACCGCGCCGGGCGACATCCGGCTGCTCGGCAACGTCCGGTTGAACAATGCCGCCGCTGGCAATGCGCTCGTCTTCGATGCGGCGGGTGCTTTC
The sequence above is drawn from the Sphingomonas adhaesiva genome and encodes:
- a CDS encoding TetR/AcrR family transcriptional regulator; the protein is METSTATASKGRPREFCVDRALTAALGVFWAKGYDGASMADLTEAMGITKPSLYAAFGNKEALFHKALDLYEAEKLQYTREALKQPTARAVAEHFMRGAIDAQTSNCDPKGCLGVISATACGAEAESIKADVIQRRSSSQAALVERFEQAKREGDLPAHVDVAGLTSYLYAILQGMAVQAGSGATRADLTRIVDTSLSMWPGR
- a CDS encoding ShlB/FhaC/HecB family hemolysin secretion/activation protein, which produces MVAVRISPGTWLGAACTASLVAGGTVLPVPASAQQVPPANQGLPTREEVTPPPAAPVAPERPRLRVDGDIERSSCPLADPAYAAARVTITNATFVNLGPVSPADLAPAYRAYLGSDQPVSVICDIRDAAATVLRRRGYLAAVQVPTQTIRDGTVTFQVLYAKLVAVRVRGDAGRAERLIAGYLDRLTRDPVFNRFDAERYLLLARDLPGYDVRLALRPTGNAPGELIGDVTVVRTPFEADVNLQNYAARDTGRFGGQVRGQFYGLTGMGDRTTVAFYSTADLKEQQILQLGHDVRVGGEGLTLSGRFTYAWTRPDIPAAAALTARTLFATAEASYPFLRSQRANVRGALGIDYVNQKVRFAGAPLSRDRLRVAYLRVDADAVDVRDRPAPGWRLAGSVEVRRGLDIFAASPRAVAGAVGPSRRDGDPEGTLIRAGALGEVALTPRVTFSLAPRVQYAFDPLLSFEEYAAGTYTIGRGYDPGTIIGDSGAGASAELRVNRVAPFARTDLSLQPFTFVDSAWVWNRNTPGNPQRLTSLGGGVRASFASRIRLDMTLAVPTNRAGLQTQRGAARFLMSLTTKLYPWGSR